TTCGGTGATCTTTTTATCAATGGCAGAATCTGCCCGGTCAGCACATCCGGCGGGGTAAACCCACTTCCGGCAGCCTGCGGCGCCGCCGGTAGCCCCAAAAATATCCTCCTAGCGTTGACAGAGCTCGTCCAGAGCCTCCAAGAATTCACCAAGTTAGTAATATTCCCCGAAGAATACTGGCATGGCGGGTTATTGTAAAATTGAATCCACACAAAATCGAAAAGTCTTGTGTTCAAAGCAGCCCCCAACAATCTATCGGGAAATGGGCACTGCGGTGCTCCCGTTATGAACACTCTTCTGCCATATATGCTGTAAGATTTCAGATATCTTACTAGATTGTCGTAATACAGTGAAGACCCGAGCTCGATATCCAAGTCTATGCCGTCCAAAACAGCGTCGCCCAATGGCCTAGAGGTGGAGTTTCTTCTCCCGCCGCCGAGAAAAGTTTGCCACAGATAAACGGAGAGATTCCTTGCATCTTCTCTGGAGGAGAGGGAGTAACTCCCGACGCCTCCGCCGATGGTGAGGAAAACCCTTATGCCCCGCCTCTGGCAGGCGCGGATTCCGTCACTGACGAAGTTGCATGCACCAGCGATAGAGGGGTCGCAGTGGCCAGCGAGGT
The DNA window shown above is from Primulina huaijiensis isolate GDHJ02 chromosome 12, ASM1229523v2, whole genome shotgun sequence and carries:
- the LOC140990299 gene encoding hevamine-A-like codes for the protein MAGKLIFIAHLLLLPFLSHTAAANRGGIAVYWGQNGNEGTLAATCATGRFSYVNIAFLYIFGSGQSPRLNLAGHCDPSIAGACNFVSDGIRACQRRGIRVFLTIGGGVGSYSLSSREDARNLSVYLWQTFLGGGRRNSTSRPLGDAVLDGIDLDIELGSSLYYDNLVRYLKSYSIYGRRVFITGAPQCPFPDRLLGAALNTRLFDFVWIQFYNNPPCQYSSGNITNLVNSWRLWTSSVNARRIFLGLPAAPQAAGSGFTPPDVLTGQILPLIKRSPKYGGVMLWSKYWDDQSGYSSSILASV